The window AGACCCCAATCAGCATCATAGCCAACGGTGTTATCTGCATTTTAAACCCGAAAATAGAAATCATCCAAGCTGTTACGGTTGTACCAATATTGGCCCCCATAACCACCCCGGTTGACTCCAGAAATGTAATAAGCCCCGCATTCACAAAACTTACAACCATTACGGTAGTCGTTGATGAAGACTGAGTAATGGTTGTGGTAGTAAAACCTGTTAAAATGCCCCGAAAGCGGGTACTGGTCATCCCTTTAAGAATAGCCCGTAATTTATTTCCTGCCACTTTTTGGAGACCATCACTGAAAACCTTCATCCCATAGATGAAAATTCCCAAGGCTCCAATGAGTTGCAGAAAATCCCAAAAAGTATACGTCATTCTTCTACGATTTGTATGCTGATAATAAAGTGTACAACACTGCTTCCCTAAAATTTTGATGAGCTAATATAACGGAAGTCAACGTTTTTATACAGTTGGAAATAAACTTAGATTTATTTGTACGAATGTGTTATTCCATAAGGTGGTTCGCTCTAAATAATTCCTTGTAACCAAATCCTCTGATTATGATTTCTTTCACAAACCATTTCTATTGTAAGAGAGTCCCTTTAATATTGCTCGTTATACTTGCTTTCACTTCTCTGGCCTGTGCGCAAGCACCGGGCAACCAATCGGATGTTCAATGGATTATTGAAGCACTCAATATTGAGAAAGGTGCAACAGTAGCAGATATTGGCGCGGGTGATGGTGACCAAACGCTGGATATTGCTGAGTATATTGGTCCCCAGGGAACAATATACAGTACCGAATTGGGAGATGCGCAAATTGCAGAATTAAAGCAGGCAATAGAAAACGCTGACCCAGCTAACATTACAATCCTTGAAGGTCACCCGCAACGTACCAATCTGCCAGAGCAATGTTGCGAGGCTATATATTTACGCAGGGTATATCATCATATTACTAATCCTAAAGATTTCAACGTCAGCTTGTATCAATCCTTAAAACCAGGTGGCAAGTTAGCAATCATAGATTTTGAACCGCGAAGTTCTGAGGCTGATCCCGAAGGACGCTCTTCTGGCAACCAACACG of the Fodinibius sp. Rm-B-1B1-1 genome contains:
- a CDS encoding class I SAM-dependent methyltransferase; translation: MLVILAFTSLACAQAPGNQSDVQWIIEALNIEKGATVADIGAGDGDQTLDIAEYIGPQGTIYSTELGDAQIAELKQAIENADPANITILEGHPQRTNLPEQCCEAIYLRRVYHHITNPKDFNVSLYQSLKPGGKLAIIDFEPRSSEADPEGRSSGNQHGVTAETAIDELSQAGFRLVSSKKQSGRNIYIVMQKPTSD